Proteins co-encoded in one Streptomyces sp. NBC_01283 genomic window:
- a CDS encoding RedV protein, with amino-acid sequence MDAAARQDRFEEALDEATGIAALSPSSHNCQPWALARLAGGAREAARSHLGVDASGTHQYLVLALDRQRALGSLAAHEVEMQVSCGAYWRMLSRALAARGWEPTHTRTVTEGDGPDLGVDWPSAWSPLCVMAVAEAPSSGDSPADLWAAARSRRTNRGPYRPEPIDAALLRELARPPARGDAKRVAVRHVTAPAERKALASFVARHAGRDFKDDLAWRETHSFLRFDDGEAQAHGDGFTLTQLFGPMSRPRHAAMRLALSPAVMRLLCRLGFHRVLAVGLAAMVRRGPALVTMNFTAGTPDLADALQGGARLADYWLAAARAGLGLHPVSVVLQHDDLRRQVQRRLGLDGRPFFLSRLGRPLAEAPPSVRRGGASRYRTVGDSWAGQG; translated from the coding sequence ATGGACGCCGCCGCACGGCAGGACCGCTTCGAGGAGGCCCTCGACGAAGCCACGGGCATCGCGGCCCTCAGCCCTTCGTCGCACAACTGCCAGCCCTGGGCGCTGGCCCGGCTTGCGGGCGGGGCGCGCGAGGCGGCGCGGTCCCACCTCGGTGTGGACGCGAGCGGCACCCACCAGTACCTCGTGCTCGCGCTCGACCGGCAGCGTGCCCTGGGTTCCCTGGCCGCGCACGAGGTGGAGATGCAGGTGAGTTGCGGGGCCTACTGGCGGATGCTGTCCCGTGCGCTGGCCGCGCGGGGATGGGAGCCCACGCACACCCGGACCGTCACCGAGGGGGACGGCCCGGATCTGGGGGTGGACTGGCCGTCGGCCTGGTCGCCGCTGTGTGTCATGGCGGTGGCCGAGGCACCGTCCTCCGGCGATTCTCCTGCGGACTTGTGGGCAGCGGCCCGTAGCCGCCGCACCAACCGTGGGCCCTACCGGCCCGAACCGATCGATGCCGCGCTCCTGCGCGAACTTGCCCGACCGCCCGCGCGGGGCGACGCGAAGCGGGTGGCCGTGCGGCACGTGACCGCGCCGGCCGAGCGGAAGGCGCTGGCCTCCTTCGTCGCCCGGCATGCGGGGCGCGACTTCAAGGACGACCTGGCCTGGCGCGAGACGCATTCCTTTCTGCGCTTCGACGACGGTGAAGCGCAGGCGCACGGTGACGGTTTCACCCTCACCCAGCTCTTCGGTCCCATGTCCCGGCCGCGGCACGCGGCCATGCGTCTCGCGCTTTCGCCGGCCGTCATGCGCCTGCTGTGCCGGCTGGGATTCCACCGGGTCCTCGCGGTGGGGCTCGCGGCGATGGTGCGGCGCGGTCCGGCGCTGGTGACCATGAACTTCACGGCCGGTACGCCGGATCTCGCCGATGCGTTGCAGGGCGGTGCCCGGCTGGCGGACTACTGGCTCGCCGCCGCGCGGGCGGGGCTCGGCCTGCATCCGGTGAGCGTCGTGCTGCAGCACGACGACCTGAGACGGCAGGTGCAGAGGCGTCTCGGCCTCGACGGTCGCCCGTTCTTCCTGAGCAGGCTCGGCCGGCCGCTCGCGGAGGCACCGCCGTCCGTACGCCGTGGCGGGGCGTCGCGGTATCGGACGGTCGGGGATTCATGGGCCGGCCAAGGATGA
- a CDS encoding beta-ketoacyl synthase → MKQGPAIAVTGLGLVTAAGIGVDASWNEVCKGVSAAAKDPRLAGLPVDISCTVPDFAPARHVGPRSALMHDRFVQLAVVAAREAVADSGLDPETWDGTRVGVVMGCGVGGVSTMETQHGRLLAKGPGAVSALTVPMLVPNMVAGNLAMDLRATGPNLVTATACASGATAIGTAAQLLREGACDIVVTGGSEAAVSPTLVTGFAQMGALSRRTAEPATASRPFDRDRDGFVIGEGSGVLVLEREADARARGAGVRARLAGYGASADGHHLTAPDPEGTAVLRAVHAAMEQAGVVSGEITHVNAHGTSTPLNDAVEARMLHGLLGVGAAVTSTKGALGHTLGAAGAIEAVMTVLAIERSTIPPTANLVQQDPAHELDLVTAVPREEKVEVAMSNSFGFGGQNAVLILTAA, encoded by the coding sequence GTGAAGCAGGGCCCCGCGATAGCCGTCACCGGTCTCGGCCTGGTCACCGCGGCCGGGATCGGTGTCGACGCCTCATGGAACGAGGTGTGCAAGGGCGTGTCGGCCGCCGCGAAGGACCCGCGGCTCGCGGGTCTGCCGGTCGACATCTCGTGCACGGTGCCGGACTTCGCCCCGGCCCGGCACGTCGGGCCCCGCAGCGCGCTGATGCACGACCGCTTCGTCCAACTCGCCGTGGTGGCCGCCCGGGAGGCGGTCGCCGACAGCGGTCTCGACCCGGAGACCTGGGACGGCACCCGCGTCGGCGTCGTCATGGGGTGCGGGGTCGGCGGCGTGAGCACCATGGAGACCCAGCACGGCAGGCTGCTGGCGAAGGGACCGGGCGCCGTGTCGGCCCTGACGGTGCCGATGCTGGTGCCCAACATGGTGGCGGGCAACCTGGCGATGGACCTGCGCGCCACCGGACCCAACCTCGTCACGGCCACGGCCTGCGCATCGGGTGCCACGGCGATCGGTACGGCGGCCCAACTGCTGCGTGAGGGGGCCTGCGACATCGTGGTCACCGGGGGCAGCGAGGCCGCCGTGAGCCCCACCCTGGTGACCGGCTTCGCACAGATGGGGGCGCTGTCCCGGCGTACGGCCGAACCGGCCACCGCCTCCCGGCCGTTCGACCGTGACCGTGACGGGTTCGTCATCGGTGAGGGCAGCGGTGTCCTGGTGCTGGAGAGGGAGGCCGACGCCCGTGCCCGCGGCGCCGGCGTCCGGGCCAGGCTCGCCGGATACGGGGCGTCCGCCGACGGCCACCACCTCACGGCTCCCGACCCCGAGGGCACGGCCGTCCTGCGGGCCGTGCACGCGGCCATGGAACAGGCAGGAGTCGTGTCCGGCGAGATCACTCACGTGAACGCGCACGGCACGTCGACGCCCCTCAACGACGCGGTGGAGGCCCGAATGCTGCACGGTCTCCTCGGGGTTGGCGCCGCGGTCACTTCCACGAAGGGCGCACTGGGCCACACACTGGGCGCGGCCGGCGCGATCGAGGCAGTCATGACCGTGCTGGCCATCGAGCGGTCCACGATCCCTCCGACGGCGAACCTCGTGCAGCAGGATCCGGCCCACGAGCTGGACCTGGTCACGGCGGTGCCCCGTGAGGAGAAGGTCGAGGTCGCCATGAGCAACTCGTTCGGCTTCGGGGGGCAGAACGCGGTGCTGATCCTCACCGCGGCCTGA
- a CDS encoding RedY protein: MDIIAHHIRLHEGTAAARFESWVREVDYAACRNLPSVLAFSVQRVAAEPDAPCHYFEVISVTSGEDFRRDMRTTPFQELVSAFDTMASVVGEVSGTRIEPGYTAGSLSDTPSGAPSGMERIPAHVTDET; this comes from the coding sequence ATGGACATCATCGCGCACCACATCCGTCTCCACGAGGGCACCGCCGCCGCCCGTTTCGAGTCATGGGTGAGAGAGGTCGACTACGCGGCCTGCCGCAATCTCCCCAGCGTGCTCGCCTTCAGCGTCCAGCGGGTGGCCGCGGAACCCGACGCGCCCTGCCACTACTTCGAGGTGATCTCGGTGACCAGCGGCGAGGATTTCCGGCGGGACATGCGAACGACGCCGTTTCAGGAACTGGTCTCCGCCTTCGACACCATGGCGTCCGTCGTGGGGGAAGTGAGCGGAACCCGCATCGAACCCGGCTACACCGCCGGGTCGCTGTCCGATACGCCATCCGGCGCGCCGTCAGGAATGGAGAGAATTCCCGCGCATGTCACCGATGAAACGTGA
- a CDS encoding 4'-phosphopantetheinyl transferase superfamily protein: protein MTGPPAGAVGLGGPPVSLDPARPLAVRHLTERLTLAVVSIAWLRAQGDTARARTEKRHLSAREAAQARLLPSPRRRYEWLAGRLALKHAVTAYQHRRLGRSGEPRAIQVSALRDGPRAGKPVVDVPAEVGLSHSGDFAVAVCGPHAIGVDLEHRRELPPMVSELLTHDGDPYSARAGPRQVAAMPLALRWACKEAVLKYYGFGLRIDTREVGLTGWEQDGRFRWSAGPGLLRRAPAAGSVRLESWAGETNGYSLALVWT, encoded by the coding sequence GTGACGGGGCCCCCGGCGGGCGCGGTCGGCCTCGGCGGACCGCCCGTGAGCCTCGATCCGGCACGCCCGCTCGCCGTGCGCCACCTCACCGAGCGCCTCACCCTCGCGGTGGTGTCGATCGCCTGGCTCCGCGCGCAGGGCGACACCGCGCGGGCCAGGACCGAGAAGCGGCACCTCTCGGCACGGGAAGCGGCACAGGCGAGACTCCTGCCCTCGCCCCGGCGCCGTTACGAATGGCTGGCGGGGCGCCTCGCGCTCAAGCATGCCGTGACCGCCTATCAGCACCGACGCCTCGGCAGGTCGGGGGAGCCCCGCGCCATCCAGGTCAGTGCGCTGCGCGACGGGCCGCGGGCAGGGAAACCCGTGGTCGACGTGCCCGCCGAGGTCGGGCTCTCGCACTCGGGTGACTTCGCTGTCGCCGTCTGCGGTCCGCACGCCATCGGTGTCGACCTGGAACACCGGCGTGAACTGCCGCCCATGGTCTCCGAGTTGCTCACACACGACGGAGACCCGTACTCCGCCCGCGCCGGCCCCCGGCAGGTGGCCGCGATGCCGCTCGCGCTGCGATGGGCCTGCAAGGAGGCGGTGCTCAAGTACTACGGCTTCGGCCTGCGCATCGACACCAGAGAGGTCGGGCTCACGGGCTGGGAGCAGGACGGCCGGTTCCGGTGGAGCGCGGGACCCGGCCTGCTCCGCCGTGCTCCCGCGGCCGGCAGCGTTCGTCTGGAGAGCTGGGCCGGAGAGACGAACGGGTACTCGCTGGCCCTCGTGTGGACCTAG
- a CDS encoding DUF6041 domain-containing protein, translating to MSGRALLLQRIVGCLYIVAGIAKFFPRIESVETRLDNAAESNTDTFMEGATDWLARHPTGVMWFVALTMVAAGAAMLWNQRALVVAALYGQLLMLVSFVAILVTSEPQILVLDAAFFAAAIYLLYRYHAHRPEPAVAGRTTS from the coding sequence GTGAGCGGACGAGCCCTCCTTCTGCAGCGCATCGTCGGATGCCTCTACATCGTCGCGGGAATAGCGAAGTTCTTCCCGCGGATCGAGTCGGTCGAGACGCGCCTCGACAATGCCGCCGAGTCGAACACGGACACCTTCATGGAGGGCGCCACCGACTGGCTCGCCCGCCACCCCACCGGCGTCATGTGGTTCGTCGCGCTGACCATGGTCGCCGCGGGCGCGGCCATGCTGTGGAACCAACGGGCCCTGGTGGTCGCGGCGTTGTACGGCCAGCTGCTGATGCTGGTGAGCTTCGTCGCGATCCTGGTGACCAGCGAACCGCAGATCCTCGTGCTGGACGCCGCGTTCTTCGCCGCGGCCATCTACCTCCTCTACCGCTACCACGCGCACCGGCCGGAGCCGGCCGTCGCCGGGCGGACGACTTCTTGA
- a CDS encoding polyketide synthase, producing the protein MGDEAAHPEPVADEAASPEPIAIVGISALYPEARGVDDYWKLLTATEPPRAGATLADIELDVARFRIPPAQARSLARMQLLMLEAAGQCLDDAGDRQRLPADRTDVVVGTCFGLDRQYANALRIEGARYGRDLGKAAAAAGHTDSSGASGTTEEFRVALRSRLGASPHDRVGEMASTIPARIASVHRLRGRTLALESADATSYLAIAHAVDSLRAGLSDAVLVLTGQRVEGRFLGHALAGKRLAADRTRPFAADGAGFAVREGVGGVLLKRLSTAVHDGDRVYATVLDCSLRHDARPGVFRYSTSHEQRAETAAAAYRRAGVPAASVQYVESAGSGIAPETRSELDSLASVFGHPAPGPAPVRSPASIALGSVRDRLGHTFANAGLAGVSKVALALHHRSLPPQRPLDGEVSLDLGATPFRVLRAAEHWPEPPDGAPRRAAVSGSSLTGTLCHLVLEEHRPAAPAPRAPRRGARHGTEIREPIAVIGFGGTFADSPDADAYWATMRSGRDRIGPLPASLFDRELYHAPGRMSLDRSYLDAGAPVRTPQAPPAGLSIPPRRYAALDAAQRLALSVTAEVFARRGQGPGTLGGQGVIAVGTNLGLARERQLNAGLCIDELEAVARDLPGLDALGPDEVRSLLKLVRDRWGEPEAADPLSMLDGALAGGVPALIANEYGLSAVPVAVEAACASSLAALDVAVSRLRSGSADYAIAGGVELPCNPRDLVLCSSLGLLSHDRITPFDTAADGFTPGDGCALFLLRRYGDARRDGEPVFGLLRAVGASNDAKSLIAPDAAGQVRAMRQAFAQVEYGPSAVGYLEAHGTGTRVGDRTEIEAAADVYSSSRRRRPLEIGSAKSFIGHTFAAAGGAGLLRALQALRTRTIPANTNLRTLNPDLDLARIPARVSTEAGAWEAQDGQPRRAAVSSFGTGGINYHLLIEEHMDGPR; encoded by the coding sequence ATGGGGGACGAAGCCGCGCACCCCGAACCCGTCGCCGACGAAGCCGCGTCCCCCGAGCCGATCGCCATCGTGGGAATCTCGGCGCTCTATCCCGAAGCACGCGGTGTGGACGACTACTGGAAGCTGCTCACCGCCACGGAGCCGCCCCGGGCCGGGGCCACGCTCGCCGACATCGAGCTCGACGTCGCGCGCTTCCGCATCCCCCCGGCCCAGGCCCGCTCGTTGGCCCGCATGCAGCTCCTCATGCTGGAGGCGGCGGGGCAGTGCCTCGATGACGCGGGCGATCGGCAGCGGCTGCCCGCCGACCGTACGGACGTCGTGGTCGGGACGTGCTTCGGCCTCGACCGGCAGTATGCCAACGCCCTCCGTATCGAGGGTGCCCGCTACGGCCGCGACCTGGGGAAAGCCGCCGCTGCCGCAGGACACACCGATTCCTCCGGGGCATCCGGCACCACCGAGGAGTTCCGCGTCGCACTGCGGTCCCGGCTCGGCGCCTCACCGCACGACCGGGTCGGGGAGATGGCGAGCACCATCCCCGCACGCATCGCCTCCGTCCACAGGCTCCGGGGCCGCACCCTGGCGCTGGAATCCGCGGACGCCACGTCGTACCTCGCGATCGCCCATGCCGTCGACAGCCTGCGTGCCGGCCTCTCGGACGCGGTGCTGGTGCTGACCGGACAGCGCGTCGAGGGACGCTTCCTCGGGCACGCGCTGGCAGGCAAGAGGCTCGCCGCCGACCGGACCCGCCCCTTCGCCGCGGACGGCGCCGGGTTCGCGGTGCGGGAGGGCGTGGGAGGCGTGCTGCTCAAGCGGCTGTCGACCGCGGTCCACGACGGTGACCGCGTCTACGCCACCGTCCTGGACTGCTCGCTCCGGCACGACGCGCGTCCGGGTGTCTTCCGCTATTCCACCTCGCACGAGCAGCGTGCCGAGACGGCGGCCGCGGCCTACCGGCGGGCCGGGGTGCCTGCGGCGTCGGTCCAGTACGTCGAGAGCGCCGGTTCCGGGATCGCTCCCGAGACGCGCAGCGAACTCGACTCCCTGGCGTCCGTTTTCGGGCACCCCGCGCCCGGCCCGGCCCCTGTCCGGTCCCCCGCTTCCATCGCCCTCGGCAGCGTGCGGGACCGGCTCGGGCACACGTTCGCCAATGCGGGGCTCGCCGGCGTCAGCAAGGTCGCGCTCGCCCTCCACCACCGGTCCCTGCCACCGCAGCGCCCGCTGGACGGTGAGGTGTCACTGGACCTGGGGGCGACGCCCTTCCGCGTATTGCGGGCCGCGGAACACTGGCCGGAGCCGCCGGACGGTGCGCCACGCCGGGCAGCGGTCAGCGGCTCGTCCCTGACCGGAACGCTCTGCCATCTCGTCCTGGAGGAGCACCGCCCGGCCGCCCCCGCGCCACGGGCCCCCCGGCGCGGCGCACGGCACGGCACGGAGATCCGCGAGCCGATCGCCGTCATCGGTTTCGGCGGCACGTTCGCCGACTCCCCCGACGCCGACGCCTACTGGGCCACGATGCGCTCCGGGCGGGACCGGATCGGCCCGCTGCCCGCGTCGCTGTTCGACCGCGAGCTGTATCACGCCCCCGGCAGGATGAGCCTGGACCGCAGCTACCTGGACGCGGGCGCTCCGGTGCGGACACCCCAGGCGCCCCCGGCGGGGTTGAGCATTCCGCCCCGCCGCTACGCCGCGCTCGACGCGGCGCAGCGCCTGGCGCTGAGCGTGACCGCGGAGGTGTTCGCGCGCCGCGGTCAGGGCCCCGGCACGCTCGGCGGGCAGGGCGTGATCGCCGTGGGAACCAACCTCGGCCTCGCCAGGGAGCGGCAGTTGAACGCCGGTCTCTGCATCGACGAACTCGAAGCCGTGGCGCGCGACTTGCCCGGCCTTGACGCACTCGGCCCCGATGAGGTCCGCAGCCTGCTGAAGCTCGTACGGGACCGTTGGGGCGAGCCGGAGGCCGCGGACCCGCTGTCGATGCTGGACGGCGCGCTGGCCGGCGGGGTGCCCGCGCTGATCGCGAACGAGTACGGCCTGTCCGCGGTCCCGGTCGCGGTGGAGGCGGCCTGCGCCTCGTCGCTCGCGGCACTCGACGTGGCAGTGAGCCGACTCCGCTCGGGAAGCGCGGACTACGCGATCGCCGGGGGCGTCGAACTCCCTTGCAACCCAAGGGACTTGGTGCTGTGCTCGTCCCTCGGTCTCCTGTCCCACGACCGGATCACCCCGTTCGACACGGCGGCCGACGGCTTCACTCCCGGTGACGGATGCGCGCTCTTCCTCCTCAGGCGCTACGGGGACGCACGCCGGGACGGCGAGCCGGTGTTCGGGCTCCTGCGCGCCGTGGGCGCCTCCAACGACGCGAAGTCGCTCATCGCGCCGGACGCCGCGGGACAGGTCCGGGCGATGCGACAAGCCTTCGCTCAGGTCGAGTACGGGCCTTCGGCCGTCGGCTATCTGGAGGCACACGGCACCGGAACCCGGGTCGGCGACCGCACGGAGATCGAGGCCGCCGCGGACGTCTACTCCAGTTCCCGGCGCCGACGCCCGCTCGAGATCGGCTCGGCGAAATCGTTCATCGGGCACACCTTCGCCGCCGCCGGCGGTGCCGGGCTGCTGCGTGCCCTGCAGGCGCTGCGTACGCGGACCATTCCGGCCAACACCAACCTGCGCACGCTCAATCCCGATCTGGACCTCGCCCGGATCCCCGCGCGCGTCTCCACCGAGGCCGGCGCCTGGGAAGCACAGGACGGGCAGCCGCGCCGGGCGGCCGTCAGCTCCTTCGGCACCGGCGGCATCAACTACCACCTGCTCATCGAGGAACACATGGACGGACCGCGATGA
- a CDS encoding phosphopantetheine-binding protein: MSATYDQLVDLLVERFAVDRARIRPEVTFEELEMDSLFLVELLLVMQSEFDVKISDDAASPTDTISHAVGLIEGQPSATTS; encoded by the coding sequence ATGAGTGCTACGTACGATCAACTCGTCGATCTGCTCGTCGAACGCTTCGCGGTGGACCGGGCGAGGATCCGGCCCGAAGTCACCTTCGAGGAGCTGGAGATGGACTCCCTCTTCCTCGTCGAGCTGCTCCTTGTGATGCAGTCCGAGTTCGACGTCAAGATCAGTGATGACGCGGCGTCCCCGACGGACACCATCAGCCACGCGGTGGGGTTGATCGAGGGTCAGCCGTCCGCCACGACGTCGTGA
- a CDS encoding DNA-binding response regulator, whose protein sequence is MADGMRALLQQRAPGIRVDTCVLDTFTAVPGVAPDVLVVVAPVLTVDDPVQLGELAQQSKVILLSKPENAHRAFEALKVGVRAVLSTRSAGDELVHVIRTVVEVDAVVAPVAARRFLQVTAGDRSRMLAQNKESRLTPREEQVLLLLAEGFSNGEIAKKLSISNATVRTHVHNVLGKLGARSRSQAVAIAYESRFIGDMRGNSLHS, encoded by the coding sequence ATGGCCGACGGCATGCGCGCCCTGCTCCAGCAGCGCGCTCCCGGCATACGGGTGGACACCTGCGTCCTCGACACCTTCACCGCCGTCCCTGGGGTCGCCCCCGACGTGCTGGTGGTGGTCGCACCGGTGCTCACCGTCGATGACCCGGTGCAATTAGGTGAGCTCGCCCAGCAAAGCAAGGTCATCTTGCTCAGCAAGCCCGAGAATGCACACCGTGCCTTCGAGGCGCTGAAGGTGGGCGTTCGCGCCGTACTGTCCACCAGGAGCGCGGGCGACGAGCTCGTGCACGTCATCCGGACCGTCGTCGAGGTCGACGCGGTGGTAGCGCCCGTGGCCGCCCGGCGGTTCCTGCAGGTGACCGCAGGGGACCGTTCACGAATGCTGGCACAGAACAAGGAAAGCAGGCTAACCCCCCGTGAAGAGCAAGTGCTATTGCTCCTCGCGGAGGGATTCTCCAACGGAGAGATAGCAAAGAAGCTCTCCATCTCGAATGCAACGGTCCGTACCCACGTGCACAACGTATTGGGGAAACTCGGCGCCAGGTCGCGCTCGCAGGCCGTGGCCATCGCCTATGAGTCACGTTTCATCGGTGACATGCGCGGGAATTCTCTCCATTCCTGA
- the redW gene encoding L-prolyl-[peptidyl-carrier protein] dehydrogenase, with amino-acid sequence MNFDLPEDTREMCAAVEHFAARELTPLTEFDPDTFRHRWSLAGKQGLVGASVPGAYGGSGLDAVTAAATMEALGHGSRDTGFAFSVAAHLFAAVMPIVEFGTEEQKRIWLPALSSGEQIAAHCITEPEAGSDALHLRTRATSDGGRYLLNGSKCFTTNAPVADVFVVQAATEPGGGYFGLTTFLVRAGTPGLTVGQRYDKAGLRGSPMADVYFDDVPVGADDILAAEGSGASVFSASMKWERTCLFAIYLGAMKRVLESTVAHVKEREQFGTPIGGFQAVSHRVVDMLARHEAARLMLYKAAQGLDRGSEDTIAPALAKIAVSEAAVQLGLDAVQLRGALGVLDGEAEALLRDAVPSRIFSGTNEIQKNNVARALGLGARTAARR; translated from the coding sequence ATGAATTTCGACCTGCCCGAAGACACCCGTGAGATGTGCGCCGCGGTCGAGCACTTCGCCGCACGGGAACTCACCCCGCTCACGGAGTTCGACCCCGACACCTTCCGGCACCGCTGGAGCCTCGCCGGCAAGCAGGGACTCGTCGGCGCCAGCGTGCCCGGCGCCTACGGCGGCAGCGGCCTGGACGCGGTCACCGCGGCGGCGACCATGGAGGCGCTCGGTCATGGTTCACGTGACACGGGCTTCGCGTTCTCCGTCGCGGCCCATCTGTTCGCGGCCGTGATGCCGATCGTGGAGTTCGGCACCGAGGAACAGAAGCGCATATGGCTTCCGGCGCTGTCCTCCGGCGAGCAGATCGCGGCCCACTGCATCACGGAGCCCGAAGCCGGCTCCGACGCACTCCATCTGCGCACCCGCGCCACCTCCGACGGCGGCCGGTATCTGCTGAACGGCTCCAAGTGCTTCACCACCAACGCCCCGGTGGCCGACGTGTTCGTCGTGCAGGCCGCCACCGAACCCGGCGGCGGCTACTTCGGGTTGACCACGTTCCTGGTACGGGCGGGCACCCCGGGGCTCACCGTGGGACAGCGCTACGACAAGGCCGGGCTGCGCGGTTCACCGATGGCAGACGTGTACTTCGACGACGTTCCCGTGGGTGCCGACGACATCCTCGCCGCGGAGGGCTCGGGGGCGAGCGTGTTCTCCGCCTCGATGAAGTGGGAGCGCACCTGCCTGTTCGCCATCTATCTCGGGGCGATGAAGCGCGTACTCGAATCGACCGTCGCCCACGTCAAGGAGCGCGAGCAGTTCGGCACGCCCATCGGCGGCTTCCAGGCCGTGAGCCACCGGGTCGTCGACATGCTGGCCAGGCACGAGGCGGCACGGCTGATGCTCTACAAGGCCGCCCAGGGTCTGGACCGCGGCTCCGAGGACACGATCGCTCCCGCACTGGCCAAGATCGCGGTGAGTGAGGCCGCCGTGCAGCTCGGCCTCGACGCCGTTCAACTGCGGGGAGCACTCGGCGTGCTCGACGGCGAGGCCGAGGCCCTGCTGCGGGACGCCGTGCCGTCGCGCATCTTCTCCGGCACCAATGAGATCCAGAAGAACAACGTCGCGCGCGCCCTGGGCCTTGGCGCCCGCACGGCCGCGCGCCGCTGA
- a CDS encoding DUF6206 family protein, with protein MTFTVPGRELEDLEAQVQTALRTADGSALTVLGYGEVTLVLRLETAAGPFACKRLPVFPTRERFARYERTLAEYLERLDKGGVRVAPTELWSMPLPSGRVVAYCVQEALPPERLCSTLLQTEGQVWARDFFARFLDVADGVVGPSLGLDAQASNWIDLDGELIYLDVTTPMMRDARGHERLDVKLFFTSLPWLLRDAVRLSMTKSIFDKFYSTRGVVLDFLGNLHKERLEKLIPDFVEDSAPRLPEPLTVDEVAAYYRDDARMWELIQRLRKADRFWHRSVRRRPYPFLLPPHVER; from the coding sequence ATGACGTTCACCGTCCCCGGCCGCGAACTCGAGGACCTTGAGGCGCAGGTGCAGACAGCGCTGCGCACGGCCGACGGCAGTGCCCTGACCGTCCTCGGCTACGGCGAGGTGACACTCGTCCTGCGGCTGGAGACAGCCGCGGGTCCCTTCGCCTGCAAGCGGCTCCCGGTCTTTCCGACGCGGGAACGCTTCGCACGCTACGAGCGCACCCTCGCCGAGTACCTCGAACGACTGGACAAGGGAGGCGTACGCGTCGCGCCGACCGAGCTGTGGAGCATGCCGCTGCCCTCGGGCCGCGTCGTGGCCTACTGCGTCCAGGAGGCCCTGCCGCCGGAGCGGTTGTGCTCCACCCTGCTCCAGACCGAGGGCCAGGTGTGGGCCAGGGACTTCTTCGCCCGCTTCCTCGACGTGGCGGACGGTGTCGTCGGCCCGTCCCTCGGCCTGGACGCCCAGGCGTCGAACTGGATCGACCTGGACGGTGAACTGATCTACCTCGACGTCACCACGCCCATGATGCGCGACGCGCGGGGTCACGAACGGCTCGACGTCAAACTGTTCTTCACCTCGCTGCCGTGGCTTCTGCGCGACGCGGTCCGGCTGTCCATGACCAAGTCCATCTTCGACAAGTTCTACTCGACGCGTGGCGTGGTGCTCGACTTCCTCGGCAACCTGCACAAGGAGCGCCTGGAGAAGCTGATCCCGGACTTCGTCGAGGACAGCGCCCCACGCCTCCCAGAGCCACTGACCGTCGACGAGGTCGCCGCGTACTACCGGGACGACGCCCGCATGTGGGAGCTGATCCAGCGGCTGCGCAAGGCGGACCGCTTCTGGCACCGCTCCGTCCGGCGACGCCCCTACCCCTTCCTGCTGCCGCCGCACGTCGAACGGTGA